One window from the genome of Terriglobia bacterium encodes:
- a CDS encoding DUF3224 domain-containing protein, which produces MTHHAKGEFEVKVVPVADDRAGDQSLGRLTIDKQIHGDLEATSVGQMLTATTAVKGSAGYVAMEKVTGTLQGRSGSFILQHSGTMAGGAQQLNITVVPDSGTGQLVGLTGRMNIIIADGKHSYDFEYTLPETK; this is translated from the coding sequence ATGACCCACCATGCCAAGGGAGAGTTTGAAGTAAAGGTGGTCCCCGTAGCCGACGACCGGGCGGGAGACCAGTCACTGGGCCGGTTGACCATTGACAAGCAAATCCACGGCGATCTGGAAGCCACCAGCGTGGGCCAGATGCTGACGGCGACCACCGCGGTGAAAGGCTCCGCCGGCTACGTGGCGATGGAGAAAGTCACGGGAACACTCCAAGGCCGCAGCGGCAGCTTCATCCTGCAGCATAGTGGCACCATGGCGGGCGGCGCCCAACAATTGAACATTACCGTGGTCCCGGACTCCGGCACGGGGCAGTTGGTGGGACTCACGGGCAGAATGAACATCATCATCGCCGACGGGAAGCATTCCTACGATTTCGAATACACGCTGCCGGAAACGAAGTAG
- a CDS encoding APC family permease — protein sequence MRKTQTGSSRKLTVLSLAAATYFMVSGGPYGMEELVQDAGYKLAVVILFLTPLIWSLPTGLMVGELAAAIPAEGGFYVWVRRAMGPFWGFQEAWLSLVASIFDMAIYPTVFVLYLGRLWPALTAGNRGVAIAAAMIVVCLAWNLFGAKAVGEGSVLLGLLMLAPFVLITAFAFFRHVPLGNAQPAEGSFLTGILVAMWNYMGWDNASTVANEVEDPQKTYPRVMMLALGAIIFSYVIPVVAVWHLHVQADIWSTGSWASIATMVVGPWLGFALVGAAMISEFGTFNSLVMSYSRLPVAMAEDGHLPKIFARKLKDGAPWVAILVLGVAWAASLGLSFDKLIMLDILLYGASLVLEFLALIILRIREPQLLRPFRVPGGMFGAIAIAVGPTALLVIALIKNRGEHLDLWRIGSVSQLGFGMVLMALGVVYYFVAGRARK from the coding sequence CGTGGTCATTCTCTTTCTCACGCCGCTGATCTGGAGCCTGCCAACCGGGCTGATGGTGGGCGAACTGGCGGCCGCGATTCCAGCGGAAGGCGGCTTTTACGTGTGGGTGCGCCGCGCCATGGGTCCGTTCTGGGGGTTCCAGGAAGCATGGCTCTCGCTGGTGGCCAGCATCTTTGACATGGCCATCTATCCAACGGTGTTCGTGCTTTACCTGGGACGCCTGTGGCCTGCGCTGACAGCAGGTAACAGAGGCGTGGCGATCGCCGCCGCCATGATTGTTGTTTGCTTGGCTTGGAACCTCTTCGGCGCCAAGGCCGTAGGCGAAGGCTCCGTGTTACTGGGCCTGCTGATGCTGGCCCCGTTTGTGCTGATCACGGCATTTGCCTTTTTCCGCCACGTTCCGCTGGGCAACGCGCAACCGGCAGAGGGAAGTTTTCTTACCGGCATTCTGGTGGCCATGTGGAACTACATGGGATGGGACAACGCGTCCACCGTGGCCAATGAGGTTGAAGATCCGCAGAAAACGTATCCGCGGGTGATGATGCTGGCGCTGGGCGCGATCATTTTTTCTTACGTCATTCCTGTGGTTGCGGTTTGGCACTTGCACGTCCAGGCGGACATATGGTCCACCGGAAGCTGGGCCAGCATTGCCACCATGGTGGTTGGGCCGTGGCTGGGCTTTGCCCTGGTGGGCGCGGCCATGATCAGCGAGTTCGGAACGTTCAACTCACTGGTGATGTCGTATTCGCGGTTGCCCGTGGCCATGGCGGAAGACGGCCATCTTCCCAAGATATTTGCGCGCAAACTGAAAGACGGCGCGCCCTGGGTGGCGATCCTGGTTCTGGGTGTCGCGTGGGCGGCGTCCCTCGGGCTGAGTTTTGACAAGCTCATCATGCTCGACATTCTTCTTTACGGAGCAAGCCTGGTGCTGGAGTTTCTGGCGCTGATCATTCTGCGCATTCGCGAACCACAACTCTTGCGGCCGTTCCGCGTGCCCGGCGGAATGTTCGGCGCGATTGCCATTGCCGTAGGCCCCACGGCGCTGCTGGTCATCGCGTTGATCAAGAACCGCGGAGAACATTTGGACCTGTGGCGGATAGGCAGCGTAAGCCAACTGGGCTTCGGCATGGTGCTGATGGCGCTGGGCGTGGTCTATTACTTTGTGGCGGGAAGAGCCCGGAAATAG
- a CDS encoding diguanylate cyclase — MADISKRLEKAEKYLQKGKPEAALEEYLAILEDEPRNDQVRQTAADLCLALGRGGEAGNLLSQMFQQEIEAGDSARGVVTYKKLAKISVPTPVQTFHYAQLMEKKDRREALEAYETALAGFEKQRKNAQVLAAAKKIVELSPTMENLQRAGEKAAIMGEGRTASLHFVQLGLLKDEESPGTGFVWFERAYNLDPMNLQAVFLYSRGLFSRNSLPECIDVLTPVVTRFQSTPEVRELYAHALMAARRPAEAEPLAWELFIKDPRQLEEIAALVGVYLDIGDTQGALDLAKRVEDHETRNGRRREFLAAMFDMSDRRLPTLGFAEYLAALFNTANMEHEYSTTLLKLFQLYFNAGRFVQAGETLDRAAELDSYEAGHGKRLEMLRGKIDQTQYNRIANRFSKVGTKVEAPARPEPVAAKTTAAKTTGGEAEPAVLEDFILQAEIYLQYGMRSKAMERIERIHKLFPREESKNEKLRLLYLTAGFTPVYETSAPTASGANVWPPEPPAGKAVGAAAGPQDENAVDNFTRVTEITRSFYRQATVKSVLFTAVNEIGRHFNASRCVAGLCTPGKPPSAALEYCAPGTKQSDVMAIVKLIALTQTLAGAGAASIPNAASAPELSPVKEHIEALNIQSLLAVPLLDSGEQSGILILEQTSPRQWRQNDLVVLKTMAEQVVLAVSNARLRTLMKTLAVTDEKSGLLKRSSYLDVLLSEVRRSLQQHTPLTLMLLHFGKASAMLKEIGEAQVENMMQQVGQTLATHVRQNDVAVRYDLTSIALVLSDTAEKNAFLVVDKMRKVLSPIRVPGTERAPAISVGIAEAVLQDRFDAVDIVTEVINRVENALDQARAEGGNKAQALAAKLEPNAVA, encoded by the coding sequence ATGGCGGACATCTCCAAGCGGCTGGAAAAAGCGGAAAAGTACCTCCAAAAGGGCAAACCGGAAGCCGCCCTGGAGGAGTACCTGGCGATCCTGGAAGACGAACCCAGGAACGATCAAGTGCGCCAAACCGCCGCCGATCTTTGCCTGGCCCTGGGCCGCGGCGGCGAAGCCGGCAACCTGCTCAGCCAGATGTTCCAGCAGGAGATTGAAGCCGGCGACAGCGCCCGCGGCGTCGTCACCTACAAGAAGCTGGCCAAGATCTCCGTGCCCACGCCGGTGCAGACCTTCCACTACGCCCAGCTCATGGAAAAGAAGGACCGCCGTGAAGCACTGGAAGCCTATGAAACCGCGCTGGCCGGTTTCGAAAAGCAACGCAAGAACGCGCAGGTGCTGGCCGCGGCGAAAAAGATCGTTGAGCTCTCGCCCACCATGGAAAACCTGCAGCGCGCGGGCGAGAAAGCCGCCATCATGGGCGAAGGCCGCACGGCGTCGCTCCACTTTGTGCAACTGGGTTTGTTGAAAGATGAAGAGTCTCCCGGCACCGGCTTCGTCTGGTTTGAGCGCGCCTACAACCTTGATCCCATGAACCTGCAAGCGGTCTTTCTCTACAGCCGCGGCCTGTTCTCGCGCAACTCGCTGCCCGAGTGCATTGACGTCCTGACTCCCGTGGTGACCCGGTTCCAGAGCACGCCTGAGGTTCGCGAACTGTACGCGCACGCGCTGATGGCGGCGCGGCGTCCTGCCGAGGCTGAGCCGCTGGCCTGGGAGCTGTTCATCAAAGATCCCCGGCAACTGGAAGAAATTGCAGCGCTGGTGGGCGTGTATTTGGACATTGGCGATACCCAGGGCGCGCTGGACCTGGCCAAGCGGGTGGAAGACCATGAGACGCGCAATGGCCGCCGCCGCGAATTTCTGGCTGCCATGTTTGACATGTCTGACCGGCGCCTGCCCACGCTGGGTTTTGCCGAATACCTGGCCGCGCTGTTCAACACCGCCAACATGGAGCACGAGTACAGCACCACGCTGCTGAAGCTGTTTCAGCTGTACTTTAACGCCGGCCGCTTCGTGCAGGCGGGCGAGACGCTGGACCGCGCGGCGGAACTTGATTCCTATGAGGCCGGCCACGGCAAGCGTCTGGAGATGCTGCGCGGCAAGATTGATCAGACGCAGTACAACCGCATCGCCAACCGCTTCAGCAAAGTTGGCACCAAAGTGGAAGCGCCGGCGCGCCCTGAACCGGTCGCGGCGAAGACGACGGCAGCCAAGACCACCGGCGGCGAAGCCGAGCCTGCCGTGCTGGAAGACTTCATCCTGCAGGCGGAGATCTATCTGCAGTACGGAATGCGTTCCAAAGCCATGGAGCGGATTGAGCGCATCCATAAGCTTTTTCCTCGCGAAGAGTCAAAGAACGAGAAGCTCCGCCTTTTGTATCTCACCGCCGGCTTCACGCCGGTGTATGAGACCTCGGCTCCGACTGCGTCGGGCGCCAACGTTTGGCCCCCGGAGCCGCCCGCGGGCAAAGCGGTGGGAGCGGCCGCAGGTCCGCAGGACGAGAACGCGGTGGACAACTTTACCCGCGTCACGGAAATCACCCGCAGCTTCTATCGCCAGGCGACGGTGAAGAGCGTGCTGTTTACCGCGGTGAATGAAATTGGGCGGCATTTCAACGCCAGCCGGTGCGTCGCCGGACTGTGCACGCCGGGCAAGCCGCCTTCCGCGGCGCTGGAATATTGCGCGCCGGGCACCAAGCAGTCTGACGTGATGGCCATCGTCAAGCTCATCGCCTTGACGCAGACCCTGGCCGGCGCCGGCGCGGCTTCCATTCCCAACGCCGCCTCGGCGCCGGAACTCTCTCCCGTCAAAGAACATATTGAGGCGTTGAACATTCAGTCCCTGTTGGCCGTGCCGCTGCTGGATTCCGGCGAACAATCGGGCATTCTGATCCTGGAACAGACTTCGCCCCGACAGTGGCGGCAGAATGATCTGGTAGTGCTCAAGACCATGGCGGAACAAGTGGTGCTGGCGGTGAGCAACGCCCGCCTGCGCACCTTGATGAAGACCCTGGCCGTGACCGACGAGAAATCCGGCCTGCTGAAGAGATCGTCGTATCTCGACGTTTTGCTCTCTGAGGTGCGGCGGTCGCTGCAACAGCACACGCCGCTGACCCTGATGCTGCTGCATTTTGGCAAAGCGTCGGCCATGTTGAAGGAAATCGGCGAGGCCCAGGTGGAGAACATGATGCAGCAGGTGGGCCAGACCCTGGCTACCCACGTCCGCCAAAACGACGTGGCCGTGCGCTATGACCTTACCAGCATCGCCCTGGTGCTCTCCGACACGGCGGAGAAAAACGCTTTCCTGGTGGTGGACAAAATGCGCAAGGTGCTCTCGCCCATCCGCGTGCCAGGCACCGAGCGCGCGCCGGCCATCAGCGTCGGCATCGCGGAGGCCGTGCTGCAAGACCGCTTTGACGCCGTGGACATTGTCACCGAGGTGATCAACCGCGTGGAAAACGCCCTGGACCAGGCCCGCGCCGAAGGCGGCAACAAAGCCCAGGCGCTCGCGGCCAAGCTGGAACCGAACGCGGTGGCGTGA
- a CDS encoding amino acid permease, which produces MPEPEQGLKRELGARQMAMVAVGGSIGTGLLLGSGAAIQVAGPAVIVTYALSALITFTVAMALGEMSAAHPAAGSFGVYAELYLNPWAGFVARYGYWFSVVMAIGSELVAAGTYMQIWFPGVPVVVWMVVFGGFLVAINLFSVGHYGTFEYWFALIKVVTIFVFILMGAALLFAGKVHPQYVASGGFAPNGWTAPLFVISFGLYSFLGIEMVAVSSGEARSSADVARATRIAFAMLAFIYVGAMAVLVGVMPWKNAGVSESPFVTVFKVSGIPAAGFIMNFVVLSAALSGANASLYVTSRMLFSLARSGYAPRPMGVLNHHGVPMGALLVSMLGIVGAILLQLRTKHAYLYMINAALVGGMIAWLISLLAHVRFRKTITRDQLAEIGLRSPLGAAGSLLGFIAIVATVACTWWVQQAKVAAQSAVFYLLILGGAYFLMPRNKIQQP; this is translated from the coding sequence ATGCCAGAACCAGAACAAGGTCTGAAACGCGAGCTGGGCGCGCGCCAGATGGCCATGGTCGCCGTGGGCGGCTCCATCGGCACCGGTCTGCTGCTGGGGTCGGGGGCTGCCATCCAGGTGGCCGGGCCGGCGGTGATTGTCACTTATGCGCTCAGCGCGCTCATCACATTCACCGTGGCCATGGCCCTGGGAGAGATGTCAGCCGCGCACCCCGCGGCCGGGTCGTTTGGCGTTTACGCCGAACTCTATCTCAATCCCTGGGCTGGGTTCGTGGCCCGCTACGGTTACTGGTTTTCCGTGGTCATGGCCATTGGCTCTGAGCTGGTGGCCGCCGGAACCTACATGCAGATATGGTTTCCCGGCGTGCCGGTCGTGGTGTGGATGGTGGTCTTTGGCGGCTTTCTTGTGGCCATCAACCTCTTTTCCGTCGGACACTACGGCACGTTCGAATATTGGTTCGCGCTGATCAAGGTCGTCACCATTTTTGTTTTTATCCTGATGGGCGCAGCGCTGCTGTTTGCCGGAAAAGTCCATCCCCAGTACGTGGCCAGCGGTGGGTTCGCACCCAATGGGTGGACGGCGCCGCTGTTCGTCATTTCGTTCGGGCTTTACAGTTTTCTCGGCATTGAGATGGTGGCCGTCTCCTCCGGCGAGGCCCGCTCCAGCGCCGACGTGGCGCGCGCCACGCGCATCGCTTTTGCCATGCTGGCGTTTATCTACGTGGGCGCCATGGCCGTGCTGGTGGGCGTGATGCCCTGGAAAAACGCCGGCGTTTCCGAGAGCCCGTTCGTCACCGTGTTCAAAGTCTCAGGAATTCCCGCGGCCGGGTTCATCATGAACTTTGTGGTGCTCTCCGCCGCGCTCTCCGGCGCCAACGCCAGCCTGTACGTGACGTCGCGCATGTTGTTCTCGCTCGCCCGCTCCGGCTACGCGCCACGACCTATGGGCGTGCTGAACCATCATGGCGTGCCCATGGGCGCGCTGCTGGTTTCGATGCTGGGCATTGTCGGGGCTATTCTGCTGCAGCTTCGCACCAAGCACGCGTATCTTTATATGATCAACGCCGCGCTGGTCGGCGGGATGATCGCCTGGCTGATCTCGCTTCTTGCCCACGTGCGTTTCCGAAAAACAATCACGCGCGATCAACTGGCGGAAATCGGATTGCGCTCCCCGCTGGGGGCCGCGGGTTCGCTCCTGGGATTCATCGCGATTGTCGCCACCGTCGCTTGCACATGGTGGGTGCAGCAAGCAAAGGTCGCGGCGCAAAGCGCGGTGTTTTATTTGTTGATCTTGGGTGGAGCGTATTTCCTGATGCCGAGAAACAAGATCCAACAACCTTAA